One Ricinus communis isolate WT05 ecotype wild-type chromosome 1, ASM1957865v1, whole genome shotgun sequence DNA window includes the following coding sequences:
- the LOC8269675 gene encoding outer envelope pore protein 37, chloroplastic, whose amino-acid sequence MSESLSLSLPLQPNHMVPPIPPADPPPPLLPSPPPPPQPPSVTLKKPSLRVTSEFDSDSSIFLHKVSCKVFDSLAKLKLRFQNNNKGEISEPNIYFTSKLLSIHYDLEEQNALVKAHFDVGPTLHFKAAHDVKAKQGEVAMVAKLADPGYALELSSPVPTIGLPRATLKFPLGEVSLEEKEEEEVKRTLSVSGIVKGQILNGLCTAQFSDEDLKLRYLYKDEALSFIPSISLPSNALSFAFKRRFSPNNKLSYWYNFDSNNWSAVYKQTYGKDYKFKAGYDSEVRLGWASLWVGDEGGGAKTAPMKMKVQFMLQVPQDDIKSSALMFRVKKRWDIL is encoded by the exons ATGTCTGAAtcactctctctttctctacCTCTCCAACCTAATCACATGGTCCCACCAATCCCACCTGCAGATCCACCTCCACCACTCCTTCCATCTCCTCCTCCGCCGCCTCAACCGCCGTCAGTAACTTTGAAGAAACCCTCACTCAGAGTGACATCAGAGTTCGACAGTGACAGCTCTATATTCTTGCACAAGGTCTCATGTAAGGTGTTTGATAGCTTGGCAAAACTAAAACTTCGTTTCCAGAATAACAATAAAGGAGAAATCTCTGAACCCAATATTTATTTCACTTCTAAATTGCTCTCTATTCACTATGATCTTGAAGAGCAAAATGCCCTTGTCAAAGCTCACTTTGATGTTGGTCCCACTTTGCATTTCAAGGCTGCCCATGATGTCAAG gCAAAACAAGGAGAGGTGGCAATGGTTGCAAAGCTTGCTGATCCTGGCTATGCACTTGAATTGTCATCTCCTGTTCCGACAATTGGTTTG CCAAGAGCTACTTTAAAATTTCCTCTCGGTGAAGTTTCACTGgaggagaaagaagaagaggaagtgAAGAGAACATTGTCAGTAAGTGGAATTGTCAAAGGCCAGATACTGAATGGGCTATGCACTGCTCAGTTCAGTGATGAAGATTTGAAACTAAGATACCTATATAAG GATGAAGCGCTCTCATTTATCCCTAGCATCTCTCTGCCTTCAAATGCTTTATCTTTTGCGTTCAAGCGCCGGTTCAGTCCTAATAATAAGTTGAG TTACTGGTACAATTTTGATTCCAACAACTGGAGTGCTGTGTACAAGCAGACATATGGCAAGGATTACAAATTTAAAGCTGGTTATGATTCAGAGGTGCGTCTTGGTTGGGCATCACTATGG GTTGGGGATGAAGGTGGAGGGGCAAAGACTGCTCCGATGAAGATGAAAGTCCAATTTATGCTCCAAGTGCCACAAGATGACATCAAATCCTCGGCGTTAATGTTCCGTGTTAAGAAGAGATGGGATATATTGTAG